The Brevibacillus brevis genome contains a region encoding:
- the yqfD gene encoding sporulation protein YqfD, which translates to MRYGIKEWVDGHVTITVRGKRFERMLNMAVRDGIRIWNIRRVGEEVTRCDILIRDYFRLRPLLKETGCRSHVEARDGLPFWLLRIRRRSGLAIGAALFFIGLYMLSSFVWSVEVSGTKMVDPRRVIQAAEQVGIKEGAWKVKLKEPLVLQKELLSLLPEASWVGIEIQGTKVMLQVVEKEAPVKPLATGPRHLVAKKRAVVHKILPEVGRSQVVSNQLVEKGQVLISGIIGNDARQQAVSARGKVQGEVWYMSNTSVPLKQTMHRLTGEKLEHQYLLLGPYAIYVWPFEKQSFAQAEMAERRFLPSYAGYTSPLGWKTVTYAQTESVQTEMSVEEATELAKKFAREDILQKAGKDAFIQDEKVLHVTTENGKVYVSIHFSVIEDIAIEQPLVGQ; encoded by the coding sequence ATGCGGTATGGAATTAAGGAGTGGGTGGATGGACATGTAACCATTACTGTTCGGGGAAAACGGTTTGAGCGGATGCTGAATATGGCCGTACGGGATGGAATTCGAATATGGAATATTCGCAGGGTAGGGGAAGAGGTGACTCGCTGCGATATTTTGATTCGTGATTATTTTCGTTTGCGGCCGCTTTTAAAAGAGACAGGCTGTCGTAGTCACGTCGAGGCAAGAGACGGGCTGCCTTTCTGGCTGCTGCGTATACGCAGACGATCTGGATTGGCAATTGGGGCTGCTCTTTTTTTTATCGGATTGTACATGCTCTCCTCTTTTGTTTGGAGTGTCGAAGTGAGTGGGACAAAAATGGTTGATCCGCGACGAGTGATTCAAGCTGCCGAACAAGTGGGGATTAAAGAAGGGGCATGGAAGGTCAAACTAAAAGAACCGTTGGTTTTGCAAAAAGAGCTGTTGAGTCTGCTGCCTGAAGCGTCCTGGGTTGGAATCGAGATTCAAGGAACCAAGGTTATGCTTCAAGTGGTGGAAAAAGAGGCTCCCGTTAAGCCGCTTGCAACAGGTCCCCGTCATCTTGTAGCGAAAAAGAGGGCTGTCGTCCATAAAATTCTCCCAGAGGTTGGTCGCAGTCAGGTTGTGAGCAATCAATTGGTAGAAAAAGGCCAAGTGCTTATTTCCGGGATTATTGGCAATGACGCCCGTCAACAAGCCGTATCAGCACGAGGCAAGGTGCAAGGGGAAGTGTGGTATATGAGCAACACATCGGTTCCGCTAAAACAAACCATGCACCGTCTGACGGGAGAAAAGCTGGAGCATCAATACCTGCTCCTAGGCCCCTATGCGATATACGTGTGGCCATTTGAAAAACAGTCCTTTGCACAAGCCGAAATGGCGGAACGACGGTTTTTGCCCTCGTACGCGGGATATACCTCACCACTTGGCTGGAAGACAGTAACGTACGCGCAAACAGAATCCGTCCAAACAGAAATGAGCGTGGAGGAAGCGACGGAACTGGCTAAAAAATTCGCCAGGGAGGATATCTTGCAAAAAGCTGGAAAAGATGCGTTCATTCAGGACGAAAAAGTTTTGCACGTCACAACAGAGAATGGTAAAGTTTACGTAAGCATTCATTTTTCCGTTATTGAAGATATTGCCATTGAACAGCCTCTCGTTGGGCAGTGA
- the yqfC gene encoding sporulation protein YqfC — translation MKRWSRRLRQLAGGVLDLPQDVVLEVPRITMIGHLQMYIENHRGVLHFSEKELRLLLTNGQMIVSGEQLVIRAILPEEVLLEGRIGGVKFLETGPQST, via the coding sequence ATGAAGCGTTGGAGCCGCCGTCTGCGCCAGCTGGCCGGAGGGGTGTTGGATCTGCCGCAAGATGTCGTCCTGGAAGTCCCGCGCATTACGATGATCGGTCATTTGCAAATGTATATAGAGAATCATCGAGGAGTCTTGCATTTTAGCGAAAAAGAGCTTCGCCTGTTGCTGACGAACGGTCAAATGATTGTTTCAGGTGAACAGCTTGTCATCCGAGCGATTTTGCCTGAGGAGGTTCTGTTAGAAGGCAGAATCGGTGGCGTGAAATTTTTGGAGACGGGACCACAGAGCACGTAA
- the floA gene encoding flotillin-like protein FloA (flotillin-like protein involved in membrane lipid rafts): MFEGGLIPLIFMVAVAIVVLSVFFSFVPVMLWISALASGVNIGIITLVAMRLRRVVPSRIVNPLIKARKAGLQLDTNQLESHYLAGGNVDRVVDALVAAQRADIPLGFERAAAIDLAGRDVLEAVQMSVNPKVIETPVVAAMAKDGIELRTRAKVTVRANIDRLVGGAGEETIIARVGEGIVSTIGSSKGHKDVLENPDLISKTVLNKGLDAGTAFEILSIDIADVDVGKNIGAQLQTDQAEADKRIAQAKAEERRAMAVAQEQEMIARVQEMKAKVVEAEAQVPLALSEALKSGKMGVMDYYNMQNIAADTQMRQSFGHAGDKQDPAMPDEKE; encoded by the coding sequence ATGTTTGAAGGCGGTTTGATTCCCCTTATTTTTATGGTGGCAGTAGCCATCGTCGTACTTTCCGTTTTCTTCTCGTTCGTACCAGTCATGCTCTGGATTTCTGCGCTGGCTTCCGGTGTGAATATCGGGATTATTACCCTCGTCGCTATGCGCTTGCGTCGCGTCGTACCATCTCGTATCGTGAATCCGTTGATTAAAGCGCGCAAAGCGGGCTTGCAGCTGGATACCAACCAATTGGAGAGCCATTATCTCGCAGGCGGTAACGTAGACCGTGTAGTAGATGCGCTCGTAGCAGCACAACGCGCAGATATTCCACTTGGCTTCGAACGAGCAGCAGCAATTGATCTGGCTGGTCGTGATGTATTGGAAGCGGTACAAATGAGCGTTAACCCAAAAGTAATTGAAACACCTGTGGTAGCAGCAATGGCAAAGGACGGTATCGAGCTGCGGACTCGTGCAAAAGTAACGGTTCGTGCCAACATCGATCGATTGGTCGGTGGTGCTGGTGAAGAAACAATTATCGCCCGCGTAGGTGAGGGGATCGTATCGACAATTGGTTCGTCAAAAGGACATAAGGACGTATTGGAAAATCCGGACCTGATCTCCAAAACGGTATTGAACAAAGGTTTGGATGCCGGAACTGCTTTTGAAATTCTCTCAATTGATATTGCGGACGTGGATGTAGGGAAGAACATCGGGGCACAATTGCAAACCGACCAAGCGGAAGCAGATAAGCGTATTGCCCAAGCGAAAGCGGAAGAGCGTCGCGCCATGGCGGTAGCCCAAGAGCAGGAAATGATCGCGCGCGTACAAGAAATGAAGGCAAAAGTAGTAGAAGCCGAAGCACAAGTACCACTCGCTTTGTCCGAAGCATTGAAAAGCGGCAAAATGGGCGTAATGGATTATTACAACATGCAAAACATTGCTGCGGATACACAAATGCGTCAATCCTTCGGGCATGCAGGTGACAAACAAGATCCTGCTATGCCAGACGAGAAAGAATAA
- a CDS encoding NfeD family protein, which translates to MSATRLVKSRVRLLFSLLCLIMGMTMLLAPASTTAQTYQKAVWIPVDSTIERGLESFLHRAFADAQEQQADLVILHINTPGGEVNAADQIGQLIRQAPMHVIAYIDNQAFSAGTYIALNANEIIMTPGSSMGAAAPIDLAGNAADIKFISGWSNKMKAAAELNNRNPDVARAMVEIDTEFPGLKPKGTVLSLDAQQAKQLGYADDVVSNKEELLKKLGIQPDSLQAIEPTGGELVARWVTSPIVMSLLLIIGLGGIVVELFAPGFGVAGTISFVAFSLYFFGHYVAGFANWLHIGLFAIGILLMLLEIFLPGGIVGAIGFVSIVTGLVMAAYDTQQGLASLGVAALITAIVTFLLVKKYGVKGLFNKFVLGDTQRNEEGYVAPRDQRELEGKAGIAVTPLRPAGVVKVEGKRVDAVSVGGFIEAGTAITVVQVEGTRIVVAELEQKE; encoded by the coding sequence ATGAGTGCAACAAGGCTAGTAAAAAGCCGCGTGCGATTGCTTTTTTCACTTCTTTGCCTGATCATGGGAATGACGATGCTTCTTGCTCCCGCATCCACAACAGCCCAGACCTATCAAAAAGCTGTCTGGATTCCAGTAGATAGCACGATCGAGCGAGGGCTGGAGAGCTTTTTACACAGAGCATTTGCTGACGCACAGGAGCAGCAGGCAGACCTTGTTATCTTGCATATCAATACGCCAGGTGGAGAAGTAAACGCTGCCGACCAGATTGGGCAGTTGATCCGTCAGGCTCCCATGCATGTGATAGCCTACATTGATAACCAGGCTTTTTCAGCGGGTACTTACATTGCCCTGAATGCCAATGAAATTATTATGACTCCTGGCAGTAGCATGGGGGCAGCCGCACCGATTGACTTGGCAGGGAATGCAGCAGACATCAAGTTCATTTCCGGCTGGAGCAATAAAATGAAGGCGGCAGCTGAGCTGAACAATCGCAATCCTGACGTTGCTCGCGCGATGGTGGAAATCGATACAGAATTCCCGGGATTAAAGCCAAAAGGCACGGTGCTTTCTCTCGATGCCCAACAAGCGAAGCAGTTGGGCTATGCGGATGATGTGGTGTCCAATAAGGAAGAACTGCTCAAAAAGCTTGGTATTCAGCCAGATTCCCTTCAGGCGATTGAGCCAACAGGTGGAGAGCTGGTAGCTAGATGGGTGACGAGTCCCATTGTGATGAGTCTTCTGCTCATCATTGGATTGGGAGGGATTGTAGTAGAACTGTTTGCCCCTGGCTTTGGTGTCGCAGGGACGATTTCGTTTGTTGCGTTTAGTCTGTATTTCTTCGGGCATTATGTAGCGGGATTTGCCAACTGGTTGCACATCGGACTGTTTGCCATCGGAATCTTACTGATGCTTCTGGAAATTTTTCTTCCGGGTGGCATTGTTGGTGCGATTGGCTTCGTGAGCATTGTGACAGGCCTCGTGATGGCAGCCTACGACACGCAGCAAGGGCTCGCATCTCTGGGTGTGGCCGCTTTGATCACGGCAATTGTAACGTTCCTGTTAGTGAAGAAATACGGGGTCAAAGGTCTATTCAACAAGTTTGTCTTGGGTGACACACAGCGCAATGAAGAAGGTTACGTAGCTCCGCGCGATCAGCGTGAGCTGGAAGGAAAAGCAGGCATCGCCGTAACACCATTGCGCCCGGCAGGGGTCGTCAAGGTGGAAGGAAAACGTGTGGATGCAGTATCGGTTGGTGGTTTCATCGAAGCGGGTACCGCCATCACCGTTGTGCAAGTAGAAGGCACGCGTATCGTCGTTGCTGAACTAGAACAAAAGGAGTGA
- a CDS encoding GatB/YqeY domain-containing protein, with product MSVMERLDQDMKQAMKDRAALKLSVIRMVKAALKNEEINKGRLLSEDEVLTILTRELKQRRESLHEFEKAGRVELASKTREEIDVLSAYLPAQLSEDEIRDIVREGIAATNASSKKEMGKVMGAIMPKVKGRADGNLVQKIVSEELPS from the coding sequence ATGAGTGTAATGGAGCGACTCGATCAAGATATGAAGCAAGCAATGAAGGACAGAGCTGCTCTAAAACTCTCTGTTATTCGCATGGTGAAAGCCGCATTAAAGAACGAAGAGATTAACAAGGGCAGACTTTTGTCTGAAGACGAAGTGCTGACCATCTTGACTCGTGAGTTAAAACAACGCCGTGAATCCCTCCACGAATTTGAGAAGGCAGGCCGCGTGGAACTTGCCTCGAAAACGCGCGAAGAGATCGACGTGCTCTCCGCTTACTTACCCGCTCAGCTTAGCGAAGACGAAATTCGTGATATCGTTCGGGAAGGTATCGCAGCTACCAATGCCTCCTCCAAAAAGGAGATGGGCAAAGTGATGGGTGCGATCATGCCGAAAGTGAAAGGCAGAGCAGACGGAAACCTCGTGCAAAAGATTGTATCTGAGGAACTACCATCGTAG
- the rpsU gene encoding 30S ribosomal protein S21 gives MAEIRVKKNESLDSALRRFKRESAKSGVMAELRKRRHFEKPSIKRKKKSEAARKRKF, from the coding sequence ATGGCAGAAATTCGAGTCAAGAAAAACGAGTCTTTGGATAGCGCACTTCGCCGCTTCAAGCGTGAAAGCGCAAAATCCGGGGTGATGGCGGAACTGCGTAAACGTCGCCACTTTGAGAAGCCTAGCATTAAGCGCAAGAAGAAATCCGAAGCAGCTCGCAAGCGCAAGTTTTAA
- a CDS encoding histidine triad nucleotide-binding protein encodes MEKSIFTKIMDGEIPARIEYEDEQVIVIHDIAPKARVHLLIIPRKPIPTLMDVSAEDLPLIGHIHHVAQLLAKKLELPGFRLINNCGKEGGQEVFHIHYHLLSGFYE; translated from the coding sequence ATGGAAAAAAGTATTTTTACCAAAATCATGGACGGTGAAATTCCTGCTCGTATCGAGTATGAGGACGAACAGGTCATTGTCATCCACGATATTGCACCAAAAGCACGCGTTCACTTGTTGATTATCCCACGTAAGCCAATTCCCACGCTTATGGATGTAAGCGCCGAGGATCTGCCGCTGATCGGGCATATCCACCACGTAGCACAACTCTTGGCGAAAAAGCTGGAACTGCCAGGCTTTCGTCTGATTAACAACTGCGGCAAAGAGGGTGGACAAGAGGTTTTCCACATCCATTATCACCTGTTGTCCGGTTTTTACGAATAA
- a CDS encoding UDP-N-acetylmuramoyl-tripeptide--D-alanyl-D-alanine ligase, producing the protein MKPIALDQAAINAEGILLAGSPGLALSSVHFDTRELTAGSLFVALTGGARDGHDFLLQAAEQGAVAALVSNQDKIPANLPNDFGLILVNDTLRGFQKLAAAYRKSFSFPRIAVTGSIGKTTVKDIVAHVLASRSPVYKTYKNFNNHIGVPLSLLQMEEKHQAAVLELGMNHAGEIDLLASLVQPDISVITFIGESHIEYFGTREKIALAKAELLPHTALDGLVLLNKDSEYLQLVAHLYPGEIMYYSVNEKADIWADQIETIEGGTRFKVCFASGEHFEAFLPLHGRHSVLNALPAVAIAKRLGMDTEQIAHALSTVQLSAMRFEQINSKHGTVYISDAYNASPVSMEAAVRTFAELYPVRARVVVLGDMYELGPESAAMHAGVGASLQDIAECFELLVTVGDDSRYLHDAYTGNKLHFATKAEAMAALLPLRDEKHAFLFKASKGMSLWTLITDLEGHE; encoded by the coding sequence ATGAAACCAATTGCACTGGATCAGGCAGCAATCAACGCAGAAGGGATTTTGCTCGCTGGTTCCCCAGGGCTTGCCTTGTCATCCGTTCACTTTGATACCCGCGAGCTGACTGCGGGATCATTGTTTGTAGCGCTGACAGGCGGCGCACGGGATGGACATGATTTTTTGTTACAAGCAGCTGAACAAGGAGCTGTAGCTGCTCTCGTTTCAAATCAGGATAAGATTCCTGCGAACTTGCCAAACGATTTTGGGTTAATTCTCGTCAATGATACACTGCGTGGCTTTCAAAAGCTGGCTGCCGCTTATCGGAAAAGCTTTTCGTTCCCTCGCATCGCCGTTACAGGCAGTATCGGGAAAACAACCGTGAAGGACATCGTCGCACACGTACTAGCTAGCCGTTCGCCCGTATACAAGACGTATAAAAACTTCAACAACCACATCGGTGTACCTTTGTCGTTATTACAGATGGAGGAAAAACATCAAGCTGCTGTACTGGAGCTCGGGATGAACCACGCCGGGGAAATCGATCTGCTCGCTTCGCTGGTCCAGCCTGATATTAGCGTGATTACATTTATCGGTGAATCCCATATTGAGTATTTTGGCACGCGTGAAAAAATCGCTCTAGCGAAGGCGGAACTGCTTCCTCATACTGCTCTTGACGGGCTCGTGCTGCTCAATAAAGATTCCGAATATCTACAGTTGGTCGCCCATCTGTATCCGGGTGAAATCATGTACTACTCTGTTAATGAGAAGGCGGATATTTGGGCGGACCAAATCGAAACGATTGAAGGTGGAACCCGCTTCAAAGTGTGCTTTGCCTCCGGGGAGCATTTCGAGGCATTCCTTCCGCTGCACGGCCGCCACAGTGTCTTGAATGCACTGCCAGCTGTCGCGATTGCCAAAAGGCTCGGAATGGATACGGAGCAAATCGCTCACGCCTTGTCCACCGTTCAGCTCTCCGCCATGCGGTTTGAGCAAATTAACTCCAAGCACGGTACTGTGTATATCAGTGATGCGTACAATGCCAGCCCCGTCTCCATGGAGGCTGCCGTACGGACATTTGCTGAGCTCTACCCTGTGCGCGCAAGAGTCGTCGTGTTAGGTGATATGTATGAGCTTGGCCCAGAAAGTGCGGCTATGCACGCGGGCGTCGGAGCCTCGCTTCAAGACATCGCTGAGTGCTTCGAGCTGCTCGTGACAGTCGGTGATGATTCACGCTATCTCCATGATGCTTACACGGGGAACAAGCTGCATTTCGCTACCAAAGCAGAGGCAATGGCTGCTCTACTGCCACTGCGGGATGAAAAGCATGCATTTTTGTTCAAGGCTTCCAAAGGTATGTCATTATGGACGCTTATCACTGATCTGGAAGGTCACGAATAA
- a CDS encoding histidine phosphatase family protein gives MRTHVYMVRHAESPYIQDQEETRGLSEKGLQDAQRVAGILKDEQIDVFVSSPYARAIKTIEAAAKQANQEIKLEPGLRERELGAWGEPFEHFVQAIEYVFANREFAFAGGESNVVAGERGLTAFQEVLDHHRGKKVAVGIHGNIMTIIMNHYDSLYDFSFWKKTSMPDIYKLSFEEDQLIQVERLWNDKDKR, from the coding sequence ATGCGCACACATGTATATATGGTCCGCCACGCAGAATCGCCGTACATTCAGGACCAGGAGGAAACGCGTGGATTGTCAGAGAAGGGATTGCAAGATGCGCAGCGTGTAGCAGGAATCCTGAAAGACGAACAGATTGACGTGTTTGTCTCCAGCCCATATGCGAGGGCTATTAAGACGATTGAAGCGGCAGCGAAGCAAGCGAATCAGGAAATTAAGCTGGAACCGGGTCTTCGCGAGCGGGAATTAGGCGCTTGGGGAGAGCCGTTTGAACATTTTGTGCAAGCTATAGAGTATGTGTTTGCAAACCGTGAGTTTGCTTTCGCAGGGGGAGAATCCAATGTAGTAGCGGGGGAAAGAGGACTCACCGCCTTTCAGGAAGTTTTGGATCACCATCGAGGCAAAAAAGTCGCGGTTGGCATTCATGGAAACATCATGACGATCATCATGAATCACTACGACTCATTGTACGATTTCTCGTTTTGGAAAAAGACCTCGATGCCCGATATTTATAAACTAAGCTTTGAGGAAGATCAATTGATCCAGGTAGAACGTCTGTGGAATGACAAGGACAAGCGCTAA
- a CDS encoding TolB family protein, producing the protein MKKRLLLSCLLISLLGILVPEQINASAPAQADPRKPEPVVIYKVTIDGKVTKTVTNMPLIHRASMSPSGRFVYGERIGYGKADRTIPYLYDMQTKKMTQLSGYGKWSPKQDALYVRENGGIVKLSLPDGKKTVLVPAAAQYPVLDFSVSPDEQYMAFTRMDMLSSNAKVSGHLYLQHLPTLKMKKNDQYEWRSGTDEEMYYWVPNSKKLFYKTQTAYKELDLPTGLKYDHKMTAFPSYSNDMKYRYLRTTTEEYMLDLQTGKKVNLKDSVFTESYLDKIVWSPSGNQMAVEQHARTSNSQDSYMYIQSCKQVTKCGYPFGSPEKGMPGYYRLSDNYRIIGWAKDGKSYYVADLASIHYSVFSPEKLNPFNNVIEQR; encoded by the coding sequence ATGAAAAAACGCTTATTGCTCTCATGCTTACTGATTTCCTTGCTGGGCATCCTTGTCCCTGAACAAATCAATGCCTCTGCTCCTGCGCAGGCTGACCCTCGCAAGCCAGAGCCGGTCGTCATCTATAAAGTGACGATAGATGGAAAAGTAACAAAAACCGTGACGAACATGCCCTTGATTCACCGAGCGAGCATGTCGCCATCGGGCAGGTTTGTATACGGTGAGCGGATCGGATACGGGAAGGCAGACCGAACTATACCGTACTTGTACGATATGCAAACAAAAAAGATGACGCAGCTATCCGGCTATGGCAAATGGTCGCCGAAGCAGGACGCGCTCTACGTTCGTGAAAATGGCGGTATCGTGAAGCTCAGTCTGCCAGACGGCAAAAAAACGGTACTTGTCCCGGCAGCAGCTCAGTATCCCGTCCTAGATTTTTCCGTTTCACCGGATGAACAGTACATGGCGTTCACACGGATGGACATGCTCTCTTCCAATGCCAAAGTAAGTGGTCACTTGTACTTGCAGCACCTGCCTACACTCAAAATGAAAAAGAATGACCAGTATGAGTGGCGGAGTGGAACAGACGAAGAAATGTATTACTGGGTCCCAAATTCGAAAAAGCTGTTTTACAAAACGCAAACCGCATACAAGGAATTAGACTTACCGACTGGCCTGAAATACGACCACAAAATGACGGCATTTCCTTCTTACTCCAACGATATGAAGTACCGTTACTTGCGAACTACTACAGAAGAATACATGCTGGATTTGCAGACAGGGAAAAAGGTCAATTTGAAGGATTCCGTGTTCACTGAGAGCTACTTGGACAAGATTGTTTGGTCGCCATCAGGAAATCAGATGGCAGTAGAACAGCACGCTCGTACTTCCAATTCTCAAGATTCGTATATGTACATTCAATCATGCAAACAAGTCACGAAATGCGGCTATCCATTTGGCTCTCCTGAAAAGGGAATGCCTGGTTATTATCGTTTAAGTGACAATTATCGCATCATCGGCTGGGCGAAGGATGGGAAGTCGTACTATGTAGCTGATCTCGCATCGATCCACTATAGCGTTTTTTCGCCTGAAAAGTTGAATCCTTTCAACAATGTCATTGAACAGCGATGA
- a CDS encoding sugar phosphate isomerase/epimerase family protein: MKLSLCTITFRHQLISFAQIVRFAHRHHFDGIELWGTHAQHLYDHDRLEMEEQVRLVRDQGMSISMLSDYLDIAASSGFQRTLEKAKRLISLANWLHVKQIRTFAGQKASSEVGPEERARYVHHLQILCKMCQEHGIQLLVETHPNTLTDSMSSTLALLQEVNHPALKVNLDFLHVWESGADPINAYEQLRPWVAHYHLKNISSSNHLPVFAPHNVYAPNGDREGMVLLGEGVVDYGPILEKIADTDYFASIEWFGQSPQCVLAEEVEWLRKAMMVSA, translated from the coding sequence ATGAAACTCTCATTGTGCACAATCACTTTTCGCCACCAGTTGATTTCGTTTGCACAGATTGTTCGGTTTGCTCATCGTCATCATTTTGATGGAATCGAGTTATGGGGAACCCACGCTCAACATCTGTACGATCATGATCGATTAGAGATGGAGGAGCAGGTAAGGTTGGTCAGGGATCAAGGCATGAGTATCTCCATGCTTAGCGATTATCTGGATATTGCTGCTTCATCTGGATTTCAGCGTACACTGGAAAAAGCAAAAAGACTCATTTCACTGGCGAATTGGCTACATGTAAAACAAATCAGGACGTTTGCTGGACAGAAGGCGAGTAGTGAAGTTGGGCCAGAAGAGCGGGCACGCTATGTGCATCATCTGCAAATCTTATGTAAGATGTGTCAAGAGCACGGAATTCAGCTCTTGGTCGAAACACATCCGAACACGCTCACAGATTCTATGAGTTCTACACTTGCTTTGTTGCAGGAGGTCAATCATCCTGCTCTAAAAGTTAATCTTGATTTTCTTCATGTCTGGGAATCAGGTGCTGATCCGATCAATGCGTACGAGCAATTGAGACCGTGGGTAGCTCATTATCATTTGAAAAATATTTCTTCATCGAATCATCTGCCGGTATTCGCTCCGCATAATGTATATGCCCCTAACGGCGATCGTGAGGGAATGGTACTGCTCGGTGAAGGCGTTGTAGATTATGGGCCTATTTTAGAAAAGATTGCGGATACGGATTATTTTGCATCTATTGAATGGTTTGGTCAGAGTCCGCAGTGTGTATTAGCTGAAGAGGTAGAGTGGTTGCGGAAGGCAATGATGGTTAGTGCGTAA
- a CDS encoding DUF6005 family protein produces the protein MVKVHCIISCLCEVIKRRTKIDYRPYYFGIWDAEYSITDQGVVTYYIDNHEEIIKGYERLFRAKVTEWYDHSKDKASNLDMFLELIDKRTEDQFVLVQIDMSLVPERDNKFALKPFPHFLMISKTENEDEWFMFDPDFRWEGNVKKETVIKSFLENPFGGGFMVDASEIKEPTYEMIHEYFYAALKRDHNPFTLELKQLITDMAEGRNGYNLDMLLPAVTQVKVIAIRKYSYEYAFLYLQDYLQYHRDEFLRIAYKVEDIYQGFTTAQYLSVKMAMTKNMALLPPIIEALEEIDLIELEVKKELERQFVLWTQMDKSLVTVDEQGWR, from the coding sequence ATGGTTAAGGTTCATTGCATTATTTCATGCCTATGCGAAGTGATTAAGCGCCGCACAAAAATTGATTATCGTCCCTATTATTTTGGTATATGGGATGCCGAGTACTCGATAACGGATCAAGGTGTGGTTACGTATTACATTGATAATCATGAGGAGATTATCAAGGGATATGAGAGACTTTTCCGAGCGAAAGTAACGGAATGGTACGATCATTCCAAAGATAAAGCCTCCAATCTGGACATGTTCTTAGAACTCATTGATAAGCGTACTGAGGATCAGTTTGTCCTAGTTCAGATAGACATGTCACTCGTTCCAGAACGAGATAATAAATTTGCGTTGAAGCCGTTCCCGCATTTTTTGATGATTTCAAAGACGGAGAACGAAGATGAGTGGTTTATGTTTGACCCGGATTTTCGTTGGGAGGGCAATGTGAAGAAGGAGACGGTGATCAAATCCTTCTTGGAAAATCCGTTCGGTGGCGGCTTTATGGTGGATGCGAGTGAAATTAAGGAACCAACCTATGAAATGATCCACGAATATTTCTACGCAGCACTCAAACGTGATCATAATCCGTTTACCCTTGAGTTGAAGCAATTGATTACAGACATGGCAGAAGGGCGCAATGGATACAACTTGGACATGTTGCTCCCGGCAGTGACTCAGGTGAAGGTGATTGCGATCCGTAAATACAGCTACGAGTATGCATTTCTCTATCTGCAAGATTACCTGCAATACCATCGTGATGAGTTTTTGCGCATCGCATATAAAGTGGAGGACATCTACCAAGGGTTTACGACAGCTCAGTACTTGTCTGTCAAAATGGCGATGACCAAGAATATGGCGTTGTTACCTCCGATTATCGAGGCGTTAGAAGAGATTGATTTGATTGAACTCGAAGTGAAAAAAGAGTTGGAACGTCAGTTTGTTCTGTGGACCCAAATGGATAAAAGTCTCGTCACTGTAGACGAACAAGGGTGGAGGTAG
- the asbD gene encoding petrobactin biosynthesis protein AsbD, with protein MTRNERIEQIHTIMTEKLKLSHIVTLEESMRLNEDLHIDSIMLLQLIVYIEEDLHLVVPAHELDPRIFQTVGSLLTFVEQLEPQHVSN; from the coding sequence ATGACACGAAATGAAAGAATCGAGCAAATCCATACGATCATGACCGAAAAATTAAAATTATCGCATATCGTCACGCTAGAGGAGTCCATGCGATTGAATGAGGATCTACATATCGATTCGATTATGCTATTGCAACTGATTGTTTATATCGAGGAGGATTTGCACTTGGTAGTTCCTGCTCATGAGTTAGATCCACGAATCTTCCAAACGGTAGGATCACTCCTTACTTTTGTTGAACAGCTGGAACCGCAGCATGTATCGAATTAG